A region of the Agromyces sp. CF514 genome:
GAGCTCGCCGCGATCTGATCTTCGACGGGCGGTTCAGCCCTCGGCCGGGATCGCCGCGATCGCGCTCACCTCGACGACGAACGCGGGGTTCGCGAACCCGGCGACCTGGATGACCTGCACGGTCGTCGCGTGCCGCCCCCAGACCTCGGCCGACGCCTGGTAGCCCTCGGTCGCGTCGGCACCGGCCACGAGCGTGATCGTGAGCGACACCACGTTGGTCTGGTCGGCACCCGCCTCGGCGAGCACGGCGAGCAGGTTCTGCATGGCGCGACGGGTCTGCGGCCCGAGGCCGCCCTCGACGACGACGCCTTCGGCATCGACGCCGTTCTGCCCTCCGACGTAGAGGGTGTGGTGCGCCCCGGTGACGAGCACACCCTGGCTGAAGGCCGGGCTGCGGTGCAGCGACGGCGGGTTGAGGTGCGTGATCTCCATGCGTCCGGTCTACGCCCGCCCACCGACATCCGGACTAGACATCCGGAACTCAGCCGGTGATGCTCCAGTAGGTCACGTCGCCGCCCGGGTGCATCTCGGTGATCGCGTAGTCGACCGAGCGGTCCCACGTGGCATCCGTGTGGCCGGCGTAGAGCACGTCGATCGAGCCGTCGTCGTTCGTCACGACCGCCGTGACGATGCCGGTGTGATCGCGGTCGCCCGAGTCGTCCCAGTCGAACTGCACGATGTCGCCGACCTTCACCTGGTCGCGCTGGTCGTCGGTGAGCATGGTCGCGAGATCCGGGCGCGACTCGAGGTACTCCATGAACGCGGTCGAGCTGCGCCAGGCGGCCGAGCTCGAATAGGCGTCGCCCACGGCGTACCACCAGTCCTCGTCTTCGACCCAGCCCCGGGCGATGAGCGACTGGCTCGCGAAGTCCATGCAGTCGTTCTCGTCGATGAAGCCGTACTCGTCGCTCCAGGTGCTGTCCCAGTTGTCCTGCACGTACTGCATCTGTTCCGAGACGGCGGGGTCGAGCGAGGCCCAGTCGAGCTGCAGGCCCGAATCGGGTGCGGCCGAGGCATCCGCCTGCGCCGCCGACTCCTGCACCTCGACCGAGTCGTGCGCCGTCTCGTCGGGCGACGCGGTGCCCTGCGTCGCCGATGCCCAGCCGATGGCGACGAAGCCGCATCCGACCGCGAGCACGGTCACGACGGCTGCCACGGCCAGCATGCGGCGTCGCCGGTACATGCGGCGGCGGTCGGCATCGGTCATCTCGTCGGCGCCCGAAAGCTCGGCGGGCTCGGCATCGGCAGGGAACGCTGTGGGCTCATCGGGGCGGGTCATCCATTCGACCGTATGCATCGAGCCTGTGCATCCCCTCTGCCTGCGGTAGGAATCCGCCCGCAGGCGGCCGCGACGGGGCGACGGATGCCGCAGCCGCACGTCGCGGCTGCGGCATCCGTCCCGTCGGTGCCCGGCGGGGTCAGCGCTCGGTGACCGTGCCGGCCTTGATGTGCAGGCGGCGCTCGGCTCGCTTGGCCACCGCGGAGTCGTGCGTGACGACGATGAGCGTGAGCCCGCGGTCGCGGTGCAGGCCCTCGAGGATCTCGAGGATCTCGTCGCGGGTCTCCTCGTCGAGCGCGCCCGTCGGCTCGTCGGCGAGGAGCACGTCCGGCTCCTTCACGAGCGCGCGGGCGATCGCGACGCGCTGCTGCTGGCCGCCGGAGAGCTCGCTCGGCAGGTGACCGCCGCGGTCGGCGAGCCCGACCGACGCGAGCGCCTCCGCGGCCCGCTTCGCACGCTGGTCGCCGGAGACGCCGAGCGGTTCGAGCGCGGTCTCGACGTTCTCCTGGGCGGTGAGCGTCGGGATGAGGTTGAAGTTCTGGAAGACGAACCCGACCTCCTTCGCGCGGATCTTCGCGAGCCTGCCGTCTGGCATCTTCGAGATGTCGTCGTCGCCGATGGTGATCGTGCCCGAGGTGGGCCGGTCGAGCCCGCCGAGCATCTGCAGCAGGGTCGACTTGCCACCGCCGGTCGGCCCCTGGATGGCGACGTGCTGTCCCGACCTGATGTGCAGGTCGACGTTCTTGAGGGCGTGCACCGTTCGGTTGCCCTGCTGGTAGGTCTTCGTGAGTTTCGTGAGCGTGTACATGGTGTCCTTCGATGCGATTCGGTTCGAGAGCCCGCGAGCGAGCGGATGCCGGTGCGCCGGCGTCAGCCGACGCTGCGCAGCGCCTCGGCGGGGCGCAGCCGTGAAGCGCGCCATCCGCCGATCGCGCCGGCGAGCAGGCCGCCGAGGATCGCGATGCCCACGGCGATGGCGATGACCGAGACCGTGATGGGCGCGTTCAGCGCGACCTCGGTCGTGGCCGCGGCCGTCTGGCCCATGGGGCCGCCGAACGAGCGACCGCCGCCTGCGGATGCCGCGTCGCCGCCGGCCGAGCCGCCGCCGGGACCCGCGGCCATGTCGAAGCCGCCGCTCGAGGCGCTGCCCGAGAGGGTCGGGGCGATGACGTTGATCACGACGATGCCGATGAGCCCGATCGCGATGCCGAGCGCACCGCCGATGAGGCCCTGCACGAGCGACTCGCCGGCGACCTGGCCGGTGATGCGGCGGTTCGACCAGCCGATCGCCTTCAGGGTGCCGAACTCGCGGGTGCGTCGGGTGACGCCCGAGATCGTGAACAGGATCGCGATGAGGAACGCGGCCACGAGCACGGCGAGCGAGAGCCAGAGCCCGAGGTTCGAGACGAGGTCGGAGGCCGTGCTGAGCGAACCCGAGACGCTCGAGGCGAGGTCCTCCTGCGTCGACACGGTCGCGTCGGGCAGCGCGGCCTCGATGTCGGCCTGCACCTGGGCGATGTCGGTCGACGATGCGGCCTGCACGTAGATGTTCGAGAGCATGCCGTCCTCACCCGACAGCGTCTGGGCGACGTCGAGCGGGATGTACACGTTCGACGCGCTCGCCGAGTCGGCGGCGTTCGAGGTCACGGTGCCGACGATCTCGAAGTCGGTGCCGCCGATGTTCAGCGTGTCGCCCACGGCGAGCTCGGCGCTCGTCGCGTAGTCGGCATCGAGCACGGCGACGTACGCGCCGATGTCGTCGGTGTCGAGCGTGCGGCCCTCGGCGAGGGAGACCGCCGAGAGCGGGCCGATGGCGTCGGCCGACGGGTCGAGGCCGAGCACGCTGAACGAGTCGACGTCGAACGCGCTGCCGCCGGCACCGTCCGAGCCGCCCTGCGGGGGAGCGGCCTGCTGGTCGGCGCTCGGACCGGTGCCGCCGTCGGTGCCCTGCTGCTGGCTGAAGTCGGGCATCTCTCCGTTGAACGTCGTGTTCGTGAGCGAGAGCGTGCCCGAGGCCGCCGCCACGTTGTCGACGCCGAGCACGGTGTCGAGGGCGCTCGCATCGAACGTGCTCGAACCGAAGCCGGCCATCAGGCGGGACTGGCTGATCTCGGTCGTGCCGTCGGTGGTGGTGCCGTCGCCCGAGCCGAACTCGAAGCGCGGGCCGCCGCCCTCGCCCTCGGTGGGTGCGGTCGGGGTCTGGGTGACCGTGATGTCGGTGCCGACGCCGTAGACCGACTCGAGCACGGAGGCCTGGGCGGCCTTCACCCCCGAAGCGACGGAGTTGACGATGATGACGAGTGCGATCGCGAGCGCCATCCCGATGGCGATGATCGCCGTCTGTCTGCGGCGGCCGGCGAGCTCTCGCCGGAGGTACGTGAAGAACATGGGAATCCTCGGGGGTCTGGGCGAACGCACCGGGCGGGGCGCCGAGCACGACGGTAGGGACGGGCGCTTTGCCCGCCCTTGCCGGTGGCTATGAATCGGCCATGACCCTCGGTCGCCGGGTCCGGTCCTGTTCGCCGTACGGCGAGCGCGAGGCATCCGCACAAGAGGTTCATAGGAAACGCATAGTGCGACGCGGATACTGGAGTCATGACGACCGCTGCAACGCATCGCGCCCCCCAGATCGCCAAGGGCGACGGATCCATGGTCCGCGTGCTCGTGGTCGACGACGAGCACTCGCTCACCGACCTGCTGAAGATGGCCCTGCGCTACGAGGGGTGGGACGTGCGCACCGCAGCCGACGGCCTCAGCGCGGTGAAGGTCGCCCGGGAGTTCCGCCCCGACGCGATCGTGCTCGACATCATGCTGCCCGACATCGACGGGCTCGAGGTGCTCCAGCGGGTGCGTGCCGACGGCACCGAGACGCCCGTGCTGTTCCTCACCGCGAAGGACTCGCTCGACGACCGCATCGCCGGCCTCACCGCAGGCGGCGACGACTACGTCACCAAGCCGTTCAGCCTCGAAGAGGTCGTCGCGCGACTGCGCGGACTCATCCGTCGCTCGTCGCTGACGCTGGCCAACGCGAAGGACCCGGTGCTCGTGGTCGGCGACCTCAGCCTCGACGAGGACAGCTACGAGGTGGAGCGCGACGGCACCCCGATCGAGCTCACGGCGACCGAGTTCGAACTGCTGCGCTTCCTGATGCGCAACCCGCGCCGCGTGCTCAGCAAGGCGCAGATCCTCGACCGGGTGTGGTCGTACGACTTCGGCGGCAAGGAATCGGTCGTCGAGCTCTACATCTCCTACCTGCGCAAGAAGATCGACGCGGGGCGCGAGCCCATGATCCACACCGTGCGCGGTGCGGGCTACATGATCAAGGCCGCCGGATGACGAAGCCAGGCGACCCCGGCCACGCCGCCGCCGCGCGGGCCGACGCCGAGCAGGCGAGCACTTCGGGGCTCGCGTTGCTCGACCGCGAGGCTGGCACGGGCGGCGAATCCCGGCAGTCACGCGCCGTGGGCGCCCGGGCATCGTGGACGCTGCGCCGCCGACTGCTCGCCCTCGTGGCGGGCCTGCTCATCGCGATGAGCGCCGTCATCGGCGTCGCGACGGTCGCGCTCTTCCACGCGTCGAGCGTCGAACGCCTCGACTCGAGCCTGCGCGCCGCGGCAGAACGGGCGGGCGGTGCGACCGGGCCGAACGTCCCGAACAATCCCGGCCTGGCGGTGCGCGAGTTCCTCAGCGTGCCCGGCCAGCCCGACGGCACGCTCGGGGCGGTCTTCGTCGGCGACCAGTCCGACGCCGCCTACATCGCGCAGGGGGAGTTCCAGCCCGCGGGTCCGGCCGCGACGGCAGCGCTGGGCGAGGTGCCGATCGACCGCCAGGTGCACACCGTCACGGCCGGCGACCTGGGCGACTACCGTTCGCTCGCGGTCGAGACCGCTCCCGACATGCGCATCGTGCTGGCGCTGCCGCTCGACGCCGTCACGGCGCAGACGACCCAGCTCGCGATCACCGTCGCAGTCGTCGCCATCGGCGGACTGCTGCTCGCGCTCGCCGTGGGCCCGTTCGTGGTGCGGCGTGCGCTCGAGCCGCTCGAGCGCGTGACCGAGACCGCCCGTGCCGTCTCGGAGCGCCCCCTCGACCGGGGCGACGTCGACCTGACCGAACGCGTGCCCGTCGACGACGAGCGCACCGAGGTCGGCCGGCTCGGCACCGCCTTCAACCGCATGCTCGGGCACGTGGCTTCCGCGCTGACCGCGCGCGAGCACAGCGAGCGAAAGGTGCGACGGTTCGTCGCCGACGCCTCGCACGAACTGCGCACCCCGCTCGCATCGATCCGCGGCTACGCCGAGCTCACGCGCCTGCACGGCGGCGACCTGCCGCCCGACGTGACGCACGCGATCTCGCGCATCGAGGCGGAGTCGGTGCGCATGACCGAACTCGTCGAGGACCTGCTGCTGCTCGCCCGGCTCGACGAGGGCCGCGAGCTCGGCGCCCTGCCCGTCGATCTCGGGCGCATGCTCGGCGAGGCCGTCGGCGACGCCCAGGCAGCAGGGCCCGATCACGACTGGGAGGTGCGGGCCACGGATGCCTACACCACCGTCGTCGGCGATGAACCACGCCTGCGCCAGGTCGTCACGAACCTGCTCGCCAACGCCCGGGTGCACACGCCGGACGGCACGCACGTGGTGGCTTCGCTCGAGCGAGAGTGCGACGAGGTGGTGCTTCGCGTGAGCGACGACGGGCCCGGCGTGCCGCCCGAACTGATCGGGTCGCTGTTCGAGCGCTTCGCCCGCGGCGATTCCTCGCGCTCGCGCCGCGCCGGCAGCACCGGACTCGGGCTCGCGATCGTGCGTGCGGTGGTCGAGGCGCACGACGGCGAGGTCGACGTCGAGAGCGAGCCCGGTTCCACGGTGTTCACCGTTCGCCTGCCCGCAGCCCCGCCCGCCTCGCCGGTCGAGTAGCGCGAAGCGCGTATCGCCGGTCGAGTAGCGCGAAGTGCGTGTCGAGGCCGGCGCCCCTCGACCGGTGCACCGACGACGAAGGCCCGCCCTCCGGATGGAGGGCGGGCCTTCGTGCGGACCCGTGCGACCGGGGTCATGCCTCGGCGATGCGCCGGAGCAACTCGGAGAAGCTCCGGAGCTCGGCCTCGGGGTACCCGGCCAGCACGTCGCGGAGGCGCTGCTGGTTGGCTTCGCGCACCCGGCTGACCCGCTCGATCGCGAGTTCGGTCGCGACGAGCACCCGCACCCGGCCGTCGCGCTCGTCGGCCCTGGTCTCGACCAGGCCGAGCTCCTCGAGCGCCCGCACCTGTCGGCTGACGACGGACTTGTCCATCTCGAACGTCTCGGCCAGCACGTGCGCGTTCGTGGTGCCGAGGCGCACGATCGTCGAGAGGAGCTTGTACGCCGCGGGCTGCAGGTCGGGGTGGATCTGCTGCGCGGCCTCCTTCCAGACGAGCCGCACCCGGCTGAAGAGCATGCTCACCTGCTGCTCGACTTCGGCGATGGCCTCGTCGGTGGCGGTAGCAGGGGCTGCTGCGCTGGCCTCGGTCACGGTGGTCATGTTATCGGGCGGTCGTGTTCTCGGCCGTGTCGGAGCCGGCCCGCGACGGGCGGTCGCCCGAGCCGGCGGTCGCCTTCGACGGCGCGTCTGCCGCGGCATCCGCCTCGACGAGCTGGATCGACGAGGTCACCGGAGCACCGATCTCGGCTTCGGCCAGGTCGATCGCGACCTGCTCGAACTCCTCCTTCAGGCTCTCGGCCGCGGTCTTCGTCGAGAGCGCCTTGTTCGGCAGGAACGCGATCGCGAGCACGCTGAGCACCGCGAGCGGCACGGCGACCCAGAAGACATCGGCGATGCCGTTGCCGTAGGCGTTCTCGATGATCACGCGGACGCTCTCGGGCAGCTGCGAGACGTGGGGGATGCCGCCGCCGGCGAGGCCCTTCAGCGCGTCGATCTCCTCAGGGGAGGTGGGCGTGAAGTTCTTCAGGCCCGACGTGATGTGCGTCGTGACCTGCGTGGCCAGCAGCGAGCCCATGATGGTCACGCCGATGGTGCCCGCGATCGTGCGGAAGAAGTTCACGTTCGAGCTGGCGGCCCCGAGCTGCGAGGCCGGGGTGTCGTTCTGCACGACGAGCGTGAGGTTCTGCATGACCATGCCGAGGCCCGCGCCGAGCACGACCATGTAGACGCTGACGAGGCCGTAGTCGGTGTCGTAGTGGAGCGTGGTCATGAGGTAGGCGCCGGCGACGACGAGCACGGAGCCGAGCACCATGAAGCGCTTCCACTTGCCGAACTTGCTGATGAGTGCGCCGATCAGGATCGAGGCGCCCATCTGGCCGACGATCATGGGGATCGTCATGAGGCCCGACTCGGTCGGGGTCGCGCCACGGGCGAGCTGGAAGTACTGGGCGAGGAACACGCTGGTCGCGAACATCGAGACGCCGATCGCGACGGACGCGATGACGGCGAGCGTGAACGTGCGGTTCTTGAAGAGCGTCATCGGGACGATGGGTTCTGCCACGAAGAACTCGGTGACGATGAAGCCGATGATGGCCGCAGCGGACACGCCGATCGTGACGAAGCTGGTCATGGAGTCCCACTCGAACTCGCTGCCGCCGAGGGAGACCCAGATCAGCAGGAGCGAGACGCCGACCGTGAGCAGCGCGATGCCGACGTAGTCGATCTTCACGGCGCGCTTCGGCATCGGGGGCAGGTGCAGGGTGAGCTGGATGACGATGAGCGCGATGATCGCGAGCGGCACCGGCAGGAAGAAGTTGGCGCGCCAACCCCACGCGTCGGTGATGACGCCGCCGAGCAGCGGGCCGCCGATGGTCGCGACGGCCATGATGCCGCCGACGAAGCCCATGTACTTGCCGCGCTCGCGCGGCGAGATGATGACCGCGATGAGGATCATGACGAGCGACATGAGGCCGCCCGCGCCGAGGCCCTGGATCACGCGCACGGCGATGAGGGTCGTGGTGTCCTGCGCGAAGCCGGCGATCGCCGTGCCGACGACGAACAGGCCGATCGCCGAGATGAGCAGCACCTTGCGGTTCACCAGGTCGGCGAGCTTGCCCCAGATCGGGGTCGAGACGGCCATGGCGAGCAGGCTCGCGGTGATGACCCAGGTGTAGGCGGTCTGGTCGCCGCCGAGGTCGGCGATGATGAGCGGCATCGAGGTCGAGACGACCGTGCCGGAGATGACGGCGACGAACATCGCCACGACGAGGCCGGAGATCGCGACGATCACCTCGCGCGGGGTGCGTTGCGCCGGCGCGGCCGGCATGCTGCCGGTCGTGGGCTTGTCTGCCACAGAAGTCACGTGTGTTTCCTTACGTCTTGCACGTCTTGCGTATTCACAAGGTTGATATAGAGCAACTATATATAAATGGTTGCATTGAGTCAACTTTGGACCTCGGTCAACTATTCCCACGTGGGTCGATTCGATGGGCGGATGTCGCGGGCGGGCGCCTGCGGCCTCGATTTGGCCGCGCATGCGACATCCGGTAATGTGGTCCGAAGCCGAAGACCGCTGGTTGTCGTGCCGCTCGGGTTCCACCCCGAAGAGCCGACCGAAGTCTTGCGAAAGCAAGGGCCCGCGCAGGTGTGACGAAGACTTTCCGATGCGAATCGGCCCAGGCTCCGCGCAACTGCGCCGGAGCCTTTTTGTTTGCTCGCAACACCTCGCCACCCAGTCGCGATCCGAAGCCGTGCATCGCCACCGTGATGCACGTTGAATACTCAAGGAGTGGCCATGGCGAACAAGGAAGCCTCGGTTGCCGAACTCACGAACCTGTTCGAGAGCTCTGCTGCCGTTCTGCTGACCGAATACCGCGGC
Encoded here:
- a CDS encoding RidA family protein — its product is MEITHLNPPSLHRSPAFSQGVLVTGAHHTLYVGGQNGVDAEGVVVEGGLGPQTRRAMQNLLAVLAEAGADQTNVVSLTITLVAGADATEGYQASAEVWGRHATTVQVIQVAGFANPAFVVEVSAIAAIPAEG
- a CDS encoding amidase domain-containing protein → MTRPDEPTAFPADAEPAELSGADEMTDADRRRMYRRRRMLAVAAVVTVLAVGCGFVAIGWASATQGTASPDETAHDSVEVQESAAQADASAAPDSGLQLDWASLDPAVSEQMQYVQDNWDSTWSDEYGFIDENDCMDFASQSLIARGWVEDEDWWYAVGDAYSSSAAWRSSTAFMEYLESRPDLATMLTDDQRDQVKVGDIVQFDWDDSGDRDHTGIVTAVVTNDDGSIDVLYAGHTDATWDRSVDYAITEMHPGGDVTYWSITG
- a CDS encoding ABC transporter ATP-binding protein; the protein is MYTLTKLTKTYQQGNRTVHALKNVDLHIRSGQHVAIQGPTGGGKSTLLQMLGGLDRPTSGTITIGDDDISKMPDGRLAKIRAKEVGFVFQNFNLIPTLTAQENVETALEPLGVSGDQRAKRAAEALASVGLADRGGHLPSELSGGQQQRVAIARALVKEPDVLLADEPTGALDEETRDEILEILEGLHRDRGLTLIVVTHDSAVAKRAERRLHIKAGTVTER
- a CDS encoding ABC transporter permease is translated as MFFTYLRRELAGRRRQTAIIAIGMALAIALVIIVNSVASGVKAAQASVLESVYGVGTDITVTQTPTAPTEGEGGGPRFEFGSGDGTTTDGTTEISQSRLMAGFGSSTFDASALDTVLGVDNVAAASGTLSLTNTTFNGEMPDFSQQQGTDGGTGPSADQQAAPPQGGSDGAGGSAFDVDSFSVLGLDPSADAIGPLSAVSLAEGRTLDTDDIGAYVAVLDADYATSAELAVGDTLNIGGTDFEIVGTVTSNAADSASASNVYIPLDVAQTLSGEDGMLSNIYVQAASSTDIAQVQADIEAALPDATVSTQEDLASSVSGSLSTASDLVSNLGLWLSLAVLVAAFLIAILFTISGVTRRTREFGTLKAIGWSNRRITGQVAGESLVQGLIGGALGIAIGLIGIVVINVIAPTLSGSASSGGFDMAAGPGGGSAGGDAASAGGGRSFGGPMGQTAAATTEVALNAPITVSVIAIAVGIAILGGLLAGAIGGWRASRLRPAEALRSVG
- a CDS encoding response regulator transcription factor, whose product is MTTAATHRAPQIAKGDGSMVRVLVVDDEHSLTDLLKMALRYEGWDVRTAADGLSAVKVAREFRPDAIVLDIMLPDIDGLEVLQRVRADGTETPVLFLTAKDSLDDRIAGLTAGGDDYVTKPFSLEEVVARLRGLIRRSSLTLANAKDPVLVVGDLSLDEDSYEVERDGTPIELTATEFELLRFLMRNPRRVLSKAQILDRVWSYDFGGKESVVELYISYLRKKIDAGREPMIHTVRGAGYMIKAAG
- a CDS encoding cell wall metabolism sensor histidine kinase WalK, with the protein product MTKPGDPGHAAAARADAEQASTSGLALLDREAGTGGESRQSRAVGARASWTLRRRLLALVAGLLIAMSAVIGVATVALFHASSVERLDSSLRAAAERAGGATGPNVPNNPGLAVREFLSVPGQPDGTLGAVFVGDQSDAAYIAQGEFQPAGPAATAALGEVPIDRQVHTVTAGDLGDYRSLAVETAPDMRIVLALPLDAVTAQTTQLAITVAVVAIGGLLLALAVGPFVVRRALEPLERVTETARAVSERPLDRGDVDLTERVPVDDERTEVGRLGTAFNRMLGHVASALTAREHSERKVRRFVADASHELRTPLASIRGYAELTRLHGGDLPPDVTHAISRIEAESVRMTELVEDLLLLARLDEGRELGALPVDLGRMLGEAVGDAQAAGPDHDWEVRATDAYTTVVGDEPRLRQVVTNLLANARVHTPDGTHVVASLERECDEVVLRVSDDGPGVPPELIGSLFERFARGDSSRSRRAGSTGLGLAIVRAVVEAHDGEVDVESEPGSTVFTVRLPAAPPASPVE
- a CDS encoding MarR family winged helix-turn-helix transcriptional regulator — translated: MTEASAAAPATATDEAIAEVEQQVSMLFSRVRLVWKEAAQQIHPDLQPAAYKLLSTIVRLGTTNAHVLAETFEMDKSVVSRQVRALEELGLVETRADERDGRVRVLVATELAIERVSRVREANQQRLRDVLAGYPEAELRSFSELLRRIAEA
- a CDS encoding MDR family MFS transporter, which encodes MPAAPAQRTPREVIVAISGLVVAMFVAVISGTVVSTSMPLIIADLGGDQTAYTWVITASLLAMAVSTPIWGKLADLVNRKVLLISAIGLFVVGTAIAGFAQDTTTLIAVRVIQGLGAGGLMSLVMILIAVIISPRERGKYMGFVGGIMAVATIGGPLLGGVITDAWGWRANFFLPVPLAIIALIVIQLTLHLPPMPKRAVKIDYVGIALLTVGVSLLLIWVSLGGSEFEWDSMTSFVTIGVSAAAIIGFIVTEFFVAEPIVPMTLFKNRTFTLAVIASVAIGVSMFATSVFLAQYFQLARGATPTESGLMTIPMIVGQMGASILIGALISKFGKWKRFMVLGSVLVVAGAYLMTTLHYDTDYGLVSVYMVVLGAGLGMVMQNLTLVVQNDTPASQLGAASSNVNFFRTIAGTIGVTIMGSLLATQVTTHITSGLKNFTPTSPEEIDALKGLAGGGIPHVSQLPESVRVIIENAYGNGIADVFWVAVPLAVLSVLAIAFLPNKALSTKTAAESLKEEFEQVAIDLAEAEIGAPVTSSIQLVEADAAADAPSKATAGSGDRPSRAGSDTAENTTAR